Proteins encoded by one window of Monoglobus pectinilyticus:
- the hisH gene encoding imidazole glycerol phosphate synthase subunit HisH: MIAIIDYGAGNLRSVEKALEFLGFKAKITSKPDEIISADKVILPGVGAFGDCMNSINKAYLTQCIHQVIENNVPFLGICLGLQLLFETSEESPNEPGLKIFDGNCIKISKQGSLKIPHIGWNSIKYDKNCPIFQGLSEEPYMYFVHSYYINPKDKEIISAVTEYGTELPIAVHKNNIFATQFHPEKSGNEGLKVLKNFGNL; encoded by the coding sequence ATGATAGCGATTATTGATTATGGAGCCGGCAATCTTCGGTCTGTAGAAAAAGCTTTGGAATTTTTGGGATTTAAAGCTAAAATAACCTCAAAACCGGATGAAATAATTTCTGCAGACAAGGTAATTCTTCCCGGCGTCGGTGCTTTCGGCGACTGTATGAATTCTATTAATAAAGCTTATCTAACTCAGTGTATACATCAAGTTATAGAAAATAACGTACCTTTTTTGGGAATATGCCTTGGGCTCCAGCTTTTATTTGAAACAAGTGAGGAATCACCTAATGAACCCGGTCTCAAAATATTTGATGGAAATTGTATCAAGATTTCAAAACAGGGCAGCCTTAAAATTCCTCATATAGGCTGGAATTCAATAAAGTACGACAAAAACTGTCCTATTTTTCAAGGATTAAGTGAAGAACCATATATGTATTTTGTTCATTCATATTATATTAATCCAAAAGATAAGGAAATTATATCCGCTGTAACTGAATATGGAACTGAACTTCCGATTGCTGTGCATAAAAATAATATTTTTGCAACACAGTTTCATCCTGAAAAA